A genomic segment from bacterium encodes:
- a CDS encoding ATP-binding protein has protein sequence MDEIQEIEEWERIVADWSGRRDLDVVITGSNAHLLSGELATLLAGRYVEVQIFPLSFSEFRVFNGLQEVETGEAFRQFLRFGGLPGLHEFGPLAESTFQPFVSGVFNTIMLKDIVRRHQVRNYALLEQVSRYVFDNIGNLTNASRINAFLKSQKLSVGVDTILNYMKWFADAHLTHRVLLYDIKGRRHLEVNEKHYVSDLGFRTALLGYRADDIGGMLENVVCIELLRRGYRVSVGRLGTLEIDFVAEREGKKTYIQVAYLLSSKATVQRETVPLLAVKDNYPKLLLTLDREVGDDYEGVQRLYLPDWLSEGSG, from the coding sequence ATCGATGAAATTCAGGAAATCGAGGAGTGGGAGCGGATCGTCGCGGACTGGTCCGGGCGACGTGACCTCGATGTGGTGATCACCGGATCCAACGCCCATCTTTTATCAGGGGAGCTCGCCACGCTTTTGGCGGGTCGGTATGTTGAAGTTCAAATTTTCCCGCTCTCATTTTCTGAGTTCCGGGTTTTTAACGGGTTGCAGGAAGTCGAGACGGGGGAGGCCTTCAGGCAATTCCTTCGCTTCGGCGGACTGCCCGGACTGCATGAGTTCGGACCTTTGGCTGAGTCGACGTTCCAACCTTTCGTCTCGGGGGTCTTCAATACGATCATGTTGAAGGACATTGTGCGGCGTCATCAGGTGCGGAACTATGCTTTACTCGAACAGGTCAGCCGGTATGTTTTTGACAACATTGGGAATCTCACGAACGCCAGCCGCATCAATGCGTTTCTGAAAAGTCAAAAACTTTCGGTTGGAGTGGATACCATTTTGAACTATATGAAGTGGTTCGCAGATGCCCATCTCACTCACCGGGTGCTGCTTTACGACATCAAGGGGCGCCGCCATCTTGAGGTGAACGAGAAGCACTACGTCAGCGATCTTGGGTTCCGCACCGCCTTGCTCGGATATCGCGCGGATGATATTGGCGGAATGCTGGAAAATGTGGTTTGTATTGAACTTCTACGCAGAGGGTACCGTGTGTCTGTCGGGCGACTCGGCACGCTCGAGATTGATTTCGTGGCCGAGCGTGAGGGTAAAAAAACCTACATCCAGGTTGCCTACCTGCTTTCCTCCAAGGCGACCGTTCAACGGGAAACGGTACCCCTTTTAGCGGTAAAAGATAATTATCCTAAGTTATTACTGACCCTTGACCGCGAGGTGGGGGATGATTACGAGGGCGTGCAGCGGCTTTACCTTCCTGATTGGCTTAGCGAAGGTTCCGGCTAA
- a CDS encoding ATP-binding protein, with the protein MKDEFQIHNLFRESLERFLRDDPHLRRAALQPFSYVSPLINTPEFLEPGILMITGGRQVGKTTCLKQFIAKVLRDGLVRPDHVSFMTGELIRDDIELRREIVSELEGKSGWQVIVVDEISYVKDWDKAVKFLADAGSLESTTLILSGSDSAILREAMKRFAGRRGRSAQVDFVFHPLGFAETVTLKVPGLSGLVAACKEADTSIDLPDYQERLPQLEALFDEYLLHGGYLTAIADMLRGGRIEAATYRTYAEWLRGDILKHNKQEKYLLEVLRGMMKTYASQVSWISLAKELSIEHHKTVSDYVAILEDMHAVIVQEALAEHTLSAAPKKAKKLYFEDPFIFHAVETMLGKMTAESTPALVETVAAAHFYRKYGKTYYIKGAKGEVDIAYLHNETFFPVEIKWTTQIRPEELKQVMLYKNSLILGRQRAPGRIGHVQYIPLVRYLLGL; encoded by the coding sequence ATGAAAGACGAATTCCAGATTCATAATCTGTTCAGGGAGTCTCTTGAACGGTTCTTACGGGACGATCCACATTTGCGACGTGCGGCTTTACAGCCGTTTTCGTATGTCTCGCCATTGATCAATACGCCGGAATTTCTGGAGCCCGGCATTCTCATGATTACAGGCGGGAGGCAGGTCGGCAAAACAACTTGTCTGAAGCAGTTCATTGCGAAGGTGTTGAGGGATGGGCTGGTGCGGCCGGATCATGTGTCGTTTATGACCGGAGAACTGATTCGGGACGATATCGAACTGCGGCGGGAGATTGTGTCAGAACTGGAGGGAAAGAGCGGCTGGCAGGTGATTGTCGTTGATGAAATCAGCTATGTGAAAGACTGGGACAAGGCGGTTAAGTTCCTGGCCGACGCCGGGAGTCTGGAATCGACCACACTCATTTTGTCCGGGTCTGACAGTGCGATCCTACGCGAGGCCATGAAGCGCTTCGCCGGTCGGCGGGGCCGGTCGGCTCAAGTGGATTTCGTCTTCCACCCGCTCGGTTTTGCCGAGACGGTAACACTCAAAGTGCCCGGGTTGAGCGGATTGGTCGCCGCTTGTAAGGAGGCGGACACTTCCATTGATTTGCCCGACTATCAGGAACGGCTGCCGCAACTTGAAGCCCTGTTTGATGAGTATCTCCTGCATGGCGGCTATCTGACGGCGATAGCGGACATGCTCAGGGGCGGACGCATCGAGGCGGCGACGTACAGAACGTATGCGGAGTGGCTACGTGGCGATATCCTGAAACACAACAAGCAGGAGAAGTATCTCCTTGAAGTGCTAAGAGGTATGATGAAGACCTATGCTTCGCAGGTTTCCTGGATTTCGCTGGCCAAGGAGCTTTCGATTGAACACCACAAGACGGTGAGTGACTATGTGGCGATCCTCGAAGACATGCATGCGGTGATCGTCCAGGAGGCCTTGGCGGAACATACTCTGTCGGCGGCGCCGAAAAAGGCGAAGAAACTGTATTTTGAGGATCCGTTTATCTTTCACGCCGTAGAAACAATGCTGGGGAAAATGACTGCGGAAAGCACTCCGGCCTTGGTCGAGACGGTTGCTGCTGCGCACTTTTACCGGAAATACGGGAAGACCTATTATATCAAGGGTGCCAAAGGCGAGGTTGATATTGCCTATTTGCATAATGAAACGTTTTTTCCTGTCGAAATCAAATGGACCACGCAGATCCGGCCGGAGGAACTAAAACAGGTCATGCTCTATAAAAACAGCCTGATTCTGGGTCGGCAGCGCGCGCCAGGGCGTATCGGTCATGTCCAGTATATTCCACTGGTCAGGTATTTGTTGGGGCTTTAA
- a CDS encoding LacI family DNA-binding transcriptional regulator → MTNKRIKTGVRLRDVATAASVSSATVSAIVNGRAQQYGICQATQEKVQVLIRQMGYSPSLAALDMAAGRNSLVGLAVSADFPAADRLMASLEPALAQSGFRLVVAYLPSDPPAASARITSLLQFGISGLVVCPSESLALPKITAPAVIVGRPGAGLPAVYEDEAEGERRLARRLLEKGHRRIAILGAPGSTLSATTGFLEACAQGGATVRSFNSVAEFLPVAESVTAVFCGSSAVLLELYSRGLPAGLRLGSALAVVAVDRLGVVAHLVPRPTVLKPGGTQLGQAAARLLQQAIEGSVPGDVRLEPVLVDGDSMPEAPIQSTVAKPPIVVTVISRTGDTPVTTGASRPLAVVAAVPGGTEPESASPVAETEVTQALVSDEEINPHPNPLPSQGEGVSLPQDTAISPSEALQMPEAASDVPTEKVDN, encoded by the coding sequence ATGACAAATAAACGTATCAAAACCGGAGTCCGACTCCGTGATGTGGCCACTGCGGCCAGCGTCTCCAGTGCCACTGTCTCGGCTATCGTGAATGGCCGGGCACAGCAATATGGCATTTGCCAAGCCACCCAGGAGAAGGTGCAGGTCCTCATCCGCCAGATGGGGTATTCACCGAGTCTCGCGGCCTTGGACATGGCGGCTGGCCGGAATTCTCTTGTGGGCTTGGCCGTCTCGGCCGACTTCCCTGCGGCGGATCGGCTGATGGCCTCCCTGGAACCCGCGCTCGCGCAGTCTGGGTTTCGTCTGGTCGTGGCTTATCTGCCCTCTGACCCACCGGCGGCCTCAGCTCGCATTACCAGTCTCCTTCAGTTCGGAATTTCCGGCCTCGTCGTCTGTCCATCGGAATCCCTCGCTTTGCCAAAGATCACCGCTCCCGCCGTCATCGTTGGAAGACCCGGAGCCGGACTGCCGGCCGTCTATGAAGATGAGGCGGAAGGCGAACGCCGCCTCGCCCGGCGTCTTCTCGAGAAAGGCCATCGACGCATTGCCATCCTCGGCGCTCCCGGCTCCACGCTCTCTGCTACAACCGGCTTTCTTGAGGCCTGCGCGCAGGGTGGGGCGACAGTCCGGAGTTTCAATTCGGTTGCTGAATTCCTGCCGGTGGCGGAGAGCGTAACGGCGGTATTTTGTGGCTCATCGGCGGTGTTGCTGGAGCTTTATTCCCGGGGACTTCCGGCCGGGCTTCGCCTTGGTTCAGCCTTGGCTGTGGTGGCGGTGGATCGTCTCGGTGTGGTAGCGCATCTGGTGCCGAGGCCGACGGTGCTTAAACCCGGTGGGACCCAACTTGGACAGGCCGCCGCCCGCCTGCTCCAGCAGGCGATCGAGGGATCAGTGCCCGGCGATGTCCGGCTCGAGCCGGTTCTTGTCGATGGTGACAGCATGCCAGAGGCGCCTATCCAGTCGACAGTGGCGAAGCCGCCGATTGTTGTCACAGTGATTTCCCGTACCGGCGACACGCCGGTTACTACAGGTGCTTCGCGCCCTCTTGCTGTAGTAGCCGCCGTCCCCGGCGGCACAGAGCCTGAATCAGCCAGTCCAGTCGCTGAGACTGAAGTCACTCAAGCGCTCGTTTCGGACGAAGAAATCAACCCTCACCCCAACCCTCTCCCCTCCCAGGGAGAGGGAGTGAGCTTGCCTCAGGACACCGCTATTTCGCCATCTGAAGCGCTTCAGATGCCGGAAGCGGCATCCGATGTGCCAACCGAGAAAGTGGATAACTGA
- a CDS encoding nucleotidyl transferase AbiEii/AbiGii toxin family protein: MIAKQYETAKAFRKGLEDRLIKLAADEGADVQRLRRQLAFDRFLCRLSHHSGSKWALKGGYAMELRMKMARTTRDIDLGLKQRPAGSTPGELSASMLALLQAAINCDMNDYFYFQAGEATMELEAAPDIGMRFPVIASVADRVFARFHVDISVGDVFRNSYEVVKGRDWLAFAGIARMEFMAISREEQFAEKLHAYTRPRSGRENSRVKDLVDMTLLIDSGEMDAAVVKQAIHNTFGCRQTHLIPRMLASPPKFWEELFAVLASECGINPDIAAQFEKCAHYFKTHMSAEPLHDK, encoded by the coding sequence ATGATTGCAAAGCAGTATGAAACCGCAAAGGCTTTCCGTAAGGGGTTGGAAGACCGGCTCATTAAACTGGCTGCGGATGAAGGTGCGGATGTTCAGCGCTTGCGCCGCCAACTTGCCTTTGATCGTTTCCTCTGCAGACTTTCCCATCATTCTGGATCCAAATGGGCTTTAAAGGGAGGGTATGCCATGGAACTACGAATGAAAATGGCTCGCACTACACGGGATATTGATCTCGGCCTGAAGCAGCGTCCGGCAGGAAGCACGCCTGGGGAATTGTCTGCATCCATGCTGGCACTTTTGCAAGCAGCGATAAACTGCGACATGAATGATTATTTCTATTTTCAAGCGGGGGAAGCGACGATGGAACTTGAGGCCGCTCCTGATATCGGTATGCGATTCCCTGTAATAGCATCGGTCGCTGATCGCGTTTTCGCCCGCTTTCATGTAGATATCAGCGTTGGGGATGTTTTCCGCAACTCATACGAGGTCGTAAAGGGGCGGGATTGGTTGGCTTTCGCTGGCATTGCCCGCATGGAATTCATGGCCATTTCCAGAGAAGAACAGTTTGCTGAAAAACTACATGCCTATACGCGACCTCGCTCAGGTAGAGAAAACTCCCGAGTCAAGGATCTGGTTGACATGACGCTGTTGATTGATAGTGGCGAAATGGATGCGGCTGTAGTTAAACAAGCAATTCACAATACGTTCGGATGTCGGCAAACCCACTTAATTCCTAGAATGCTTGCCTCACCACCTAAATTCTGGGAAGAACTTTTTGCCGTGCTGGCAAGTGAGTGTGGGATCAACCCGGATATTGCGGCGCAGTTTGAAAAATGTGCGCATTATTTTAAAACCCATATGTCGGCAGAGCCGCTGCATGACAAATAA
- a CDS encoding sugar transferase has protein sequence MKRILDITGALVGVVLLSPLLAVVWLAVMLESGLPGLFRQRRMGRGGSEFTLYKFRTMTVQRGTERGSFDAGSSARVTRVGKLLRKTKLDELPQLWNVLVGDMSLVGPRPEVRKWVEAYPDRWAKVLAVRPGITDPASIEFRNEEELLAAAPEPEAYYRNVILPRKLDLYEEYVETRSFWGDVGILLKTVWAVAGR, from the coding sequence ATGAAACGTATTTTAGATATAACCGGGGCATTGGTTGGGGTAGTGCTCCTTAGCCCATTATTGGCCGTGGTTTGGCTGGCTGTTATGCTGGAAAGCGGACTGCCGGGCTTGTTCCGTCAGCGTCGTATGGGGCGAGGCGGAAGCGAGTTTACGCTATATAAATTTCGGACTATGACCGTTCAGCGGGGAACGGAACGGGGCTCTTTTGATGCCGGCAGTTCCGCTCGCGTGACACGGGTCGGGAAACTGTTGCGTAAAACTAAACTCGATGAACTTCCGCAGCTTTGGAATGTGCTGGTGGGTGACATGTCACTGGTGGGGCCAAGACCCGAAGTCCGGAAGTGGGTCGAGGCGTATCCGGACCGGTGGGCGAAGGTACTGGCCGTCCGCCCTGGCATCACGGATCCGGCTTCGATCGAGTTCCGGAATGAAGAGGAACTGCTGGCAGCCGCCCCGGAACCGGAAGCCTATTATCGTAATGTGATTTTGCCCAGGAAGCTGGATCTGTATGAAGAGTATGTGGAGACAAGGAGCTT